From a region of the Patescibacteria group bacterium genome:
- a CDS encoding ATP-binding protein, with protein MIISIASGKGGTGKTTVAVNLALSLENVQFLDCDVEEPNAHIFLKPQIKAKKPACIPVPEVDEEKCTYCGKCREVCAYHAIAVLPGSGGKKGSVLIFPHLCHGCGACSALCPEKAIKEVNREIGVIEIGEAQGIQFIHGKLNIGEAMSPPLIRQVKEHINPTKTVIIDAPPGTSCPVVASVKGSDFCILVTEPTPFGLNDLILAVEVLRKLNIPFGVVINRSDLGDDKVELYCSKNKIPVLMRIPFDREIAVLYSKGISLVSGKKEYTKNFRNMFNLVSKI; from the coding sequence ATGATTATTTCAATTGCAAGCGGAAAAGGCGGAACAGGCAAGACTACAGTTGCGGTCAATCTTGCCCTGTCCTTAGAAAATGTCCAGTTCCTCGACTGCGACGTTGAGGAGCCCAACGCACATATATTTCTGAAGCCCCAAATAAAGGCAAAGAAGCCGGCCTGTATTCCCGTGCCTGAGGTTGATGAAGAAAAATGCACTTATTGTGGTAAATGCCGGGAGGTTTGCGCGTATCACGCCATCGCGGTATTACCGGGGAGCGGCGGGAAAAAGGGCAGCGTTTTAATATTTCCACATCTATGCCATGGCTGCGGCGCTTGTAGCGCTCTTTGCCCCGAGAAGGCAATAAAAGAAGTAAATAGAGAAATTGGCGTAATTGAAATCGGAGAGGCCCAGGGCATCCAGTTTATTCACGGCAAACTTAACATTGGCGAAGCAATGTCCCCGCCTCTTATCCGCCAGGTTAAAGAGCATATCAATCCTACAAAAACTGTGATTATTGACGCCCCTCCGGGCACGTCTTGCCCTGTGGTCGCTTCAGTTAAGGGCAGTGATTTTTGCATATTAGTTACCGAGCCCACGCCTTTTGGTTTAAATGACCTGATTCTGGCGGTAGAAGTGTTAAGAAAATTGAATATTCCCTTTGGAGTAGTGATAAACCGCTCTGATCTTGGAGATGATAAGGTGGAATTATATTGCAGTAAGAACAAAATCCCCGTATTAATGCGAATACCTTTTGATAGAGAAATTGCGGTTTTGTATTCAAAGGGTATTTCGTTAGTTTCAGGAAAGAAAGAATATACGAAAAATTTCCGGAATATGTTTAATTTGGTAAGTAAAATTTGA
- a CDS encoding class I SAM-dependent methyltransferase, with protein MDKEVLENHKTYLERKKLHQGFGYDVDKERDFILEQAKPFLGKILEAGTGKGHFALALAKDGYSFVTFDISEEEQRFAKLNIAYFGFEKLVDFRIENGERTSFADGSFDVIFSVNVLHHLRNAYQVIDEIIRILSPKGKVVLADFTEEGFKVVDKIHGLEGNTHEVGQVSLPDAESYLIKKGFSVKKTKSVYQCVLVAERGSV; from the coding sequence ATGGATAAAGAAGTTCTTGAGAATCATAAAACATATCTTGAAAGAAAGAAGCTTCACCAAGGTTTCGGCTACGATGTAGACAAGGAAAGGGATTTTATCTTAGAGCAGGCAAAACCTTTCTTGGGTAAAATCCTTGAAGCCGGAACGGGAAAAGGGCATTTTGCGCTCGCTTTGGCTAAGGACGGGTATTCGTTTGTTACCTTTGATATATCAGAGGAGGAACAGCGTTTCGCAAAACTAAATATTGCGTATTTTGGTTTTGAGAAATTGGTTGATTTCAGGATCGAAAATGGTGAACGTACAAGTTTCGCTGACGGTAGTTTTGACGTAATATTTTCTGTAAACGTCCTGCACCATCTGCGCAATGCCTATCAAGTAATAGACGAAATCATCCGGATACTTTCCCCCAAAGGCAAGGTCGTATTAGCCGATTTTACGGAAGAAGGTTTCAAGGTTGTGGATAAAATCCACGGCCTTGAAGGTAATACGCATGAGGTTGGGCAGGTAAGTTTGCCGGACGCGGAATCGTATTTGATAAAAAAAGGTTTTTCAGTCAAGAAGACAAAGAGCGTTTATCAGTGTGTTCTTGTTGCCGAGAGAGGCAGTGTTTAG
- a CDS encoding FAD-dependent oxidoreductase, which translates to MVKKVDVLVIGAGPAGVACAMTARKYYPNKSITVMKDIADGVIPCGIPYMFASLNSPDENKLGMASLEKNNIEVVVDAALSVNRKDKIVETASKTKYFYEKLVLAIGSTPLILPIKGVDKQGVYPINKEMGYLKDVINQIKRCKNVLVIGGGFIGVEFADELSKLKGIKVTLVEMLPHLLANSFDPEFSQMAEARLKEKGVNVLTNTLVEEITGQGKVERVRFNGGKEIPVEGVILGVGSKPNVKLAVDAGLELGSCTGILTDEYMRASNDPDIFAIGDCSCKRDFYTRKAIPVMLASTATAEARIAGANLYQIKVIRENKGTIAIYSTYIDGLVLGSAGLTEKTARDEGFEIVVGSIDGVDKHPATLPGACKGKIKLIFSKQSGIILGGQVSCGMSCAQMINVIGIAIQKRMSCTELETLQIATHPYLTSAPTMYPIILAAQDVYGKI; encoded by the coding sequence ATGGTAAAAAAGGTCGATGTTCTTGTAATCGGAGCTGGCCCCGCTGGCGTGGCGTGTGCCATGACCGCCAGAAAATACTATCCCAATAAAAGTATTACTGTAATGAAAGATATCGCCGACGGAGTTATTCCTTGCGGCATCCCATATATGTTTGCCAGTTTAAACAGCCCCGATGAGAATAAATTAGGGATGGCGTCTTTGGAAAAGAATAATATTGAGGTTGTGGTTGATGCCGCACTAAGCGTAAACCGTAAGGATAAGATAGTAGAAACAGCCAGTAAAACCAAGTATTTTTATGAAAAATTAGTTTTAGCGATCGGCTCAACCCCCCTAATTTTACCTATAAAAGGGGTGGATAAGCAAGGGGTATATCCGATAAATAAAGAAATGGGGTATTTAAAGGATGTTATAAATCAAATTAAACGTTGTAAAAATGTTTTGGTCATCGGAGGTGGTTTTATCGGTGTTGAGTTTGCCGATGAGCTTTCTAAATTAAAAGGAATAAAGGTTACTTTAGTAGAGATGCTGCCGCATTTATTGGCAAATTCGTTTGATCCTGAATTTTCACAGATGGCCGAAGCACGTTTAAAGGAAAAAGGGGTTAATGTCTTAACTAATACCCTGGTAGAAGAAATAACCGGTCAAGGTAAGGTTGAAAGAGTGCGGTTTAACGGCGGTAAAGAAATTCCAGTAGAAGGGGTTATCCTCGGCGTAGGTTCAAAGCCGAATGTAAAACTGGCTGTAGATGCGGGATTAGAGCTTGGGTCTTGTACGGGTATTTTAACCGATGAATATATGCGCGCATCAAACGATCCGGATATTTTCGCGATCGGAGATTGTTCCTGTAAAAGAGACTTTTATACCCGCAAGGCAATTCCTGTAATGTTAGCCTCTACCGCGACTGCTGAAGCAAGAATAGCGGGCGCCAATCTTTATCAGATTAAGGTAATCCGCGAGAATAAAGGGACTATCGCGATATATTCAACGTACATTGACGGATTGGTTCTGGGGTCGGCCGGGCTTACTGAAAAAACTGCCCGGGATGAAGGATTTGAAATTGTTGTTGGCAGTATAGACGGAGTTGATAAGCATCCTGCAACTTTACCGGGGGCTTGCAAGGGAAAGATAAAATTAATCTTTTCCAAGCAGTCGGGTATTATTTTGGGAGGCCAGGTAAGCTGCGGGATGTCTTGCGCGCAGATGATCAATGTTATAGGTATCGCTATCCAGAAACGCATGTCTTGCACTGAATTAGAAACTTTGCAAATAGCGACTCATCCTTATTTAACCAGCGCGCCTACTATGTATCCTATTATTTTGGCCGCTCAGGATGTATACGGAAAGATATAA
- a CDS encoding radical SAM protein produces MSKREFNYIYGPVPSWRLGRSLGIDPISYKGKVCTFDCLYCQIGKTSFLTDKRKTFVSAEKIIRELKSLPPLKIDYITFSGAGEPTLAKNLGQMIKMVKRISGEKIAVITNSSLMGRKDVQKDLLLADFVVAKLDASSQNGLKEMNRPIKTVGFGDIIKGIKDFRKYYKGRLALQAMFTEKNKKYAVGIARIASEINPDEIQINTPLRRCRVKPLPKKDLDAIRRLFIRECGNDVKIISVYDSKKKKVKPISNDETLKRRGKV; encoded by the coding sequence ATGTCAAAGCGCGAATTTAACTATATTTATGGTCCGGTTCCTTCATGGCGGCTGGGAAGGTCTTTAGGGATAGACCCGATTTCATATAAAGGCAAAGTTTGTACGTTTGACTGCCTTTACTGCCAGATCGGGAAGACGAGTTTCTTGACCGACAAGAGAAAGACTTTTGTTTCCGCTGAAAAAATAATAAGGGAACTAAAGTCGCTGCCGCCCTTGAAGATAGATTATATAACTTTCTCCGGGGCCGGGGAGCCCACCCTGGCAAAGAACCTGGGACAGATGATAAAGATGGTAAAAAGGATAAGTGGCGAGAAGATAGCGGTCATAACGAATTCATCCCTGATGGGAAGGAAAGATGTGCAAAAAGACCTGTTACTGGCAGACTTCGTTGTTGCCAAGCTCGATGCTTCTTCCCAGAACGGACTTAAAGAGATGAATAGGCCGATAAAGACCGTAGGATTCGGAGATATTATTAAAGGAATAAAAGATTTCAGGAAATATTACAAAGGAAGGCTGGCATTGCAGGCCATGTTTACGGAAAAAAACAAAAAGTATGCCGTTGGGATCGCGCGGATCGCCTCGGAAATCAATCCGGACGAGATCCAGATCAACACTCCCCTGAGGCGGTGCCGAGTAAAACCGTTACCAAAAAAGGATCTAGATGCAATAAGGCGTTTATTTATCCGCGAGTGTGGTAATGACGTGAAGATCATAAGCGTCTACGACAGCAAAAAGAAAAAAGTCAAGCCGATCAGCAATGATGAAACTTTAAAAAGAAGGGGTAAAGTGTAA
- a CDS encoding L-serine ammonia-lyase, iron-sulfur-dependent, subunit alpha has protein sequence MRKIIELVKSEITEVVGCTEPAAIAFAFSSISHFYGKEIKPNKIKAKLYLSKKVYRNAESAGIPGICERGIYPASALGIVSKSISLNVFSGITKEQLLKSKLLLRKRSWLKIIVLNRKGIYIRAELKTPDGLYKSVIRDRHDNLEKVLLEGKALYRKKPQIVHRIKNVKEIYDIVNKRSKELERIAKEFMLGNGMALGNIKQCNIADIVYELVKKRMSGEHIKILTIVGSGNHGIFLSLPFYQLYKKQRDKILPGLLFSILTVIYLTQKKERLSDYCGLASKASPALVAGLSYLKGARLNEIGYYMELAEETTSGLLCEGAKESCANKSYLCLRNAHKIIDENRKLP, from the coding sequence ATGAGAAAAATAATCGAATTGGTTAAAAGTGAAATTACTGAAGTTGTTGGATGTACAGAACCGGCAGCGATCGCTTTTGCTTTTTCCTCCATCTCGCATTTTTATGGCAAAGAAATAAAGCCAAACAAGATAAAAGCAAAATTGTATTTAAGCAAAAAAGTTTATAGGAATGCAGAATCGGCTGGAATACCAGGCATATGTGAACGGGGCATTTATCCGGCTTCGGCGCTTGGTATTGTCAGCAAAAGTATTTCCCTGAATGTCTTTTCAGGGATTACAAAAGAGCAGTTATTAAAATCAAAATTACTTTTAAGAAAAAGAAGTTGGTTAAAAATTATTGTACTAAATAGAAAGGGTATATATATCCGGGCGGAGTTAAAAACTCCCGATGGTTTATATAAAAGTGTCATACGCGATAGACATGATAACCTGGAAAAAGTGCTTCTGGAGGGGAAAGCACTCTACCGTAAAAAGCCGCAGATAGTTCATAGAATAAAAAATGTAAAAGAAATCTACGATATCGTAAATAAAAGAAGTAAAGAGCTTGAAAGAATTGCCAAAGAATTTATGTTGGGAAACGGAATGGCGCTTGGAAATATAAAGCAGTGTAATATTGCGGACATTGTGTATGAACTTGTCAAAAAGAGAATGAGCGGTGAACATATAAAGATATTGACCATAGTCGGCTCAGGAAACCATGGTATATTTTTATCCCTGCCTTTTTATCAACTCTACAAAAAACAAAGGGATAAAATTTTACCCGGGCTTCTGTTTTCCATCTTGACCGTCATATACCTGACCCAGAAGAAGGAGAGATTATCAGATTATTGCGGCCTGGCCAGTAAGGCCTCTCCCGCCCTGGTGGCCGGTCTGTCATACTTAAAAGGCGCGCGCTTAAATGAAATCGGCTACTATATGGAATTGGCCGAAGAGACAACCTCCGGGCTTTTATGCGAGGGCGCAAAGGAATCCTGCGCAAATAAATCATATTTATGCCTAAGAAATGCGCACAAAATCATAGATGAAAACAGAAAACTTCCATAA
- the def gene encoding peptide deformylase, with translation MEPLEIKKYPDGILRKKCLNVEKVTDRELKNFEEMLFTMRHFAGIGLAAPQLGIARNLIVADIGEGAIQLANPVILKAKGSDKTEEGCLSIPGIAVYIERPYKIIISGLNEKGQAVEIKAAGLLARVLQHEVDHLKGRLIVDYLNLLEKFKLRLHKQRRDIKNADKNSF, from the coding sequence ATGGAACCCTTAGAAATTAAAAAATATCCGGATGGCATTTTAAGAAAAAAGTGCCTTAACGTAGAAAAGGTCACGGATAGGGAATTAAAGAATTTCGAAGAGATGCTTTTTACAATGCGGCATTTTGCGGGAATCGGTTTAGCCGCGCCGCAATTAGGAATCGCCAGGAATTTGATAGTGGCGGATATCGGAGAAGGTGCGATTCAGTTGGCCAATCCCGTAATTCTAAAAGCAAAAGGATCGGATAAGACGGAAGAGGGCTGTTTAAGCATCCCTGGTATAGCTGTTTACATAGAGAGACCATATAAGATTATTATTAGCGGATTAAATGAAAAAGGCCAAGCCGTGGAGATCAAAGCAGCGGGGCTTTTAGCCAGAGTCTTGCAGCATGAAGTAGACCATTTAAAAGGGAGATTGATCGTAGATTATCTGAATCTGCTGGAGAAGTTTAAACTGAGATTGCATAAGCAGAGGCGGGATATTAAAAATGCAGATAAAAATTCTTTTTGA
- a CDS encoding 4Fe-4S binding protein, with amino-acid sequence MRQIVVISGKGGTGKTVITGAFAALAKNKVMADCDVDAADLHLLLQPAIKERHEFRSGKTAVINKELCQKCGRCIDVCRFKAITDDFTVDSMSCEGCAFCSHICPAQAIIMKESISGEWFISDTRFGPMVHAKLGIAEENSGKLVSLVRKQSKELAEKNNCDWVIIDGAPGIGCPVIASLSGIDCAVVVTEPTLSGLHDALRVIEVTKYFKVPSRLVINKYDLNPDMSGKIEEHCAKNGISLIGKVRFDKTVVEAMVEGKTIMEYKDTPVKDEIKEVWEKLQN; translated from the coding sequence ATGAGGCAAATAGTTGTTATCAGCGGTAAGGGTGGCACAGGCAAGACCGTAATTACTGGCGCGTTTGCCGCTTTAGCAAAGAATAAAGTTATGGCAGACTGCGACGTTGACGCCGCCGATTTGCATTTATTACTGCAACCGGCCATAAAAGAGCGCCATGAATTTAGAAGCGGTAAAACCGCCGTAATAAACAAGGAATTATGCCAGAAATGCGGTCGGTGCATCGATGTTTGCCGATTTAAGGCGATAACCGATGATTTCACAGTTGATTCCATGTCCTGCGAAGGATGCGCTTTTTGCAGTCATATCTGCCCGGCACAAGCCATAATAATGAAAGAAAGTATATCAGGAGAATGGTTTATCTCCGATACCCGGTTCGGTCCTATGGTGCATGCCAAACTTGGGATTGCCGAGGAAAATTCCGGGAAATTGGTTTCGTTGGTAAGAAAGCAGTCAAAAGAACTGGCAGAGAAGAATAATTGCGATTGGGTAATTATTGACGGCGCTCCGGGTATAGGTTGCCCTGTTATTGCCTCGCTTTCCGGTATTGATTGCGCTGTAGTAGTAACGGAGCCTACGTTATCCGGCCTGCATGATGCGTTAAGGGTTATAGAGGTGACAAAGTATTTTAAGGTTCCCTCGCGGTTAGTAATTAACAAATACGATTTAAATCCGGATATGTCTGGAAAGATAGAAGAGCATTGCGCAAAAAACGGGATTTCATTAATCGGCAAAGTCAGGTTTGATAAAACGGTGGTAGAAGCCATGGTAGAGGGTAAGACTATCATGGAATATAAGGATACGCCGGTTAAGGATGAAATTAAGGAAGTTTGGGAAAAACTTCAAAATTAA
- a CDS encoding iron-sulfur cluster assembly scaffold protein — MYKHISAYKFFGRMNDPTSSAYLKGPCGDEMEFYLVIEDSVITEIKYFTQGCDATKDCAETAAHLAYGRTIDEALSISADEVIRNLKDLPGDHLHCSILAVSTLYRAIADYLLRQ, encoded by the coding sequence ATGTATAAACATATCAGCGCCTATAAATTCTTCGGCAGAATGAATGATCCGACTAGCTCCGCATACCTTAAAGGCCCCTGCGGAGACGAGATGGAATTCTACCTGGTTATCGAAGATAGCGTAATTACCGAGATAAAATATTTTACTCAAGGCTGCGATGCGACAAAAGACTGCGCGGAAACGGCCGCACATTTGGCTTATGGTAGGACTATTGATGAAGCGTTGTCGATTTCGGCAGACGAGGTCATAAGGAACCTAAAAGATCTACCGGGAGACCACCTGCATTGCTCTATTTTAGCGGTAAGTACTCTATATAGGGCAATTGCGGATTATTTATTGAGACAATAA
- a CDS encoding DUF2099 family protein: MNISNKRDIHVLRYFSSFVSISNGKVINITEPTLTFCPLARYLYKDFRSINGQDKVAVKQAIKSAIETKIKTYGFFTDDRKLSYGGLSIPYGASEMLMFALKRGEIDVAVVVCEGAGTVITDTPEVVQGIGGRMNNLLLTSPIEGIVEKLKEFDCRVIFNNALIDQARGVQEAIKAGYKTIAVTVSGYSAGDLKGLRLLEKEKGVRIISLVVCTTGITEDKIAIMRDYADLVWGCASLDIRRTIGPSAIMQLSKQIPVFVLTRKGIDFVSAYAQDPGRIKDLDLGKQYLISNEKSEKRVKMGNFTAFIGETRLPVSARSVPRSDYSAERAYV, encoded by the coding sequence ATGAATATTTCAAATAAACGGGATATTCATGTTTTAAGATATTTTTCTTCGTTCGTGAGCATTTCGAATGGGAAAGTCATCAATATTACTGAGCCAACGCTTACGTTTTGTCCTTTGGCAAGATATTTGTATAAAGATTTTAGAAGTATAAATGGGCAGGATAAAGTAGCCGTTAAGCAGGCGATAAAAAGCGCGATTGAGACAAAAATAAAGACTTACGGTTTTTTCACCGATGATAGAAAACTATCATACGGCGGTCTTTCAATACCATACGGCGCGTCCGAGATGCTCATGTTCGCGTTAAAAAGGGGAGAGATAGACGTGGCGGTTGTTGTTTGCGAAGGAGCGGGGACCGTCATTACAGACACGCCGGAAGTTGTTCAGGGCATAGGCGGCCGCATGAACAACTTATTACTTACTTCCCCTATTGAAGGAATAGTTGAAAAGCTTAAGGAATTTGATTGCCGCGTGATCTTTAATAACGCCTTGATCGATCAAGCCCGCGGCGTTCAGGAGGCGATAAAAGCAGGATACAAAACCATCGCCGTGACCGTAAGCGGCTATTCAGCCGGGGATTTAAAGGGACTGCGTTTATTAGAAAAAGAAAAGGGTGTAAGGATCATTTCATTGGTAGTGTGTACTACGGGGATCACTGAAGATAAAATAGCCATTATGCGCGATTATGCTGATCTTGTGTGGGGTTGCGCCTCCCTTGATATCCGCCGGACGATCGGGCCTTCGGCGATAATGCAGCTTTCCAAACAGATCCCGGTATTTGTTTTGACGCGCAAGGGCATTGATTTTGTTTCAGCCTATGCGCAGGATCCGGGCCGTATCAAGGATTTAGATTTGGGAAAACAATATCTTATATCGAATGAGAAGAGCGAAAAGCGGGTGAAGATGGGTAATTTTACTGCGTTTATCGGCGAGACGCGATTACCGGTTTCCGCACGGAGTGTTCCGAGGTCCGATTATAGCGCGGAGCGCGCCTATGTATAA
- a CDS encoding sulfide-dependent adenosine diphosphate thiazole synthase has product MVLEEKKISRIIMDSFYEKLRDSLSCEVAIVGGGPSGLICGYILAKRGIKVALFERKGSLGGGMWGGGMMFNSIVVEEDARRMLDEFSIRYKIKEKHYLVADAPEAVSAIAAAVCREGVRVFNFMSAEDVVVRSGRVSGLVVNWTAVEIAGFHVDPLTVEARYVVDATGHEHAVSRTLIEKLKGKLGGVEKYPLRERSLNADLGEKEVVQNSKEIFPGLYVAGMAVNAVFGGHRMGPIFGGMFLSGEKVANSIIKALGKRVLIESKKNGTLRN; this is encoded by the coding sequence ATGGTACTCGAGGAAAAGAAGATATCCAGGATAATAATGGATTCATTTTATGAGAAACTCAGGGATAGCCTTTCATGTGAGGTAGCTATCGTAGGAGGAGGCCCCTCAGGATTGATCTGCGGCTATATCCTGGCTAAGCGCGGGATAAAAGTAGCCTTGTTTGAGAGGAAAGGAAGCCTTGGCGGCGGGATGTGGGGTGGAGGCATGATGTTCAACAGTATAGTGGTTGAGGAGGACGCCAGGAGGATGCTTGACGAATTTAGCATAAGATACAAGATAAAAGAAAAGCATTATTTGGTAGCAGACGCGCCGGAGGCCGTTTCCGCCATCGCTGCGGCCGTGTGCAGGGAAGGAGTCAGGGTATTTAATTTTATGAGCGCTGAAGATGTAGTTGTAAGGTCGGGCAGAGTGAGCGGATTGGTTGTAAATTGGACGGCCGTTGAAATAGCCGGTTTTCATGTCGATCCACTGACTGTCGAGGCAAGATACGTCGTCGACGCTACCGGGCATGAACACGCCGTGAGCAGGACATTGATCGAAAAGTTGAAGGGCAAATTGGGCGGTGTGGAAAAATATCCCTTGCGCGAAAGGTCCCTGAACGCTGATCTGGGAGAGAAGGAGGTAGTGCAAAATTCAAAGGAGATCTTTCCCGGGCTCTATGTAGCAGGAATGGCGGTTAATGCCGTGTTTGGCGGGCATCGAATGGGACCTATATTCGGAGGGATGTTTCTTTCAGGAGAAAAGGTTGCCAATTCTATCATCAAGGCTCTCGGAAAGAGGGTATTAATAGAAAGCAAGAAAAATGGAACCCTTAGAAATTAA
- a CDS encoding Mrp/NBP35 family ATP-binding protein — translation MHNVDEKELGEQEKRLKEKMAKVKHAIIVMSGKGGVGKTSVAVNLAYTLSLSGKNIGILDIDIHGPNIAKMLGIEDYSLCGHESGINPVKVSERLKAVSIALIGHDPDRPIIWRGPMKTMVIRQFLADVNWGDLDYLIIDSPPGTGDEPLSACQLIPNVSGAVIVTTPQQVAVMDARKTIKFAKELKIPVLGVIENMSGFTCPHCNHEIDIFKRGGGEKAAAELGVPFLGRVPLDGALVEMADEGKPFVFFGRNSKAAGAFMKIVKSIEDFLK, via the coding sequence ATGCACAATGTTGATGAAAAAGAGCTTGGGGAGCAAGAGAAGCGGCTTAAAGAAAAGATGGCAAAAGTTAAACACGCTATTATTGTCATGAGCGGCAAGGGCGGTGTTGGCAAGACATCTGTCGCAGTGAACCTCGCCTACACCTTGTCGTTATCCGGCAAGAACATCGGGATCTTGGATATAGATATCCACGGTCCGAATATCGCCAAGATGCTCGGCATCGAAGATTATTCTTTATGCGGTCACGAATCCGGGATCAATCCGGTAAAGGTATCGGAAAGGCTTAAGGCCGTGAGTATTGCGTTGATCGGACATGATCCAGACCGGCCGATCATCTGGCGGGGACCCATGAAAACGATGGTTATAAGGCAGTTCTTAGCCGACGTGAACTGGGGAGACCTGGACTATTTGATCATAGACTCCCCGCCCGGGACAGGGGATGAACCGCTTAGCGCCTGTCAGCTTATTCCCAATGTTAGCGGAGCGGTTATCGTTACGACTCCTCAGCAAGTGGCTGTGATGGACGCGCGGAAGACCATCAAATTTGCCAAGGAACTAAAAATACCGGTGTTGGGTGTGATCGAGAATATGAGCGGTTTTACCTGTCCGCATTGCAATCATGAGATAGATATATTTAAACGCGGCGGAGGGGAAAAGGCGGCCGCCGAGCTCGGAGTGCCGTTTTTAGGCAGGGTGCCGCTGGATGGGGCATTGGTTGAAATGGCTGATGAGGGAAAACCTTTTGTCTTTTTTGGCCGGAATTCCAAAGCTGCCGGCGCATTCATGAAGATAGTGAAGAGCATAGAGGATTTCCTGAAATGA
- the hydG gene encoding [FeFe] hydrogenase H-cluster radical SAM maturase HydG: protein MKLKEKDNLDIQQWVKDRIKQEEIDRYLKKGIDFIDDGAIDMKLKENRNPDKNRIKDILAKSLSIKTLTLDETAALLNVEDPQLMGAMEEAGAQVKKKVYDNRIVTFAPFYTGSFCVNSCLYCGFRRENGLINRKLLSLDEIRTETEVLAGKIGHKRIIAVYGEHPLSDADYIVDTLRTIYSVKVKTHRGYGQIRRVNVNASPMNIEDLRLLRGAGIGTYQVFQETYNHKMYSKVHPRGTVKADYRWRLYCMHRAFEAGIDDVGIGALFGLYDWRFEVMGLLCHARELEGRFGIGPHTVSFPRIEPASNAPYVQDTSYRVNDINFKRLVTVIRLAIPYTGMIITAREPETIRRSVIPLGCTQTDASSCISIGGYSENHGAQVESNQQFTLGDTRTLDEVIGEFAARGQIVSFCTAGYRCGRTGKKIMDLLKSGKEGVFCKLNAILTFREWLDDFASEKTRQSGTRVIDSELNEVKTKYPLMYLPLRDYYERISKGERDLYF, encoded by the coding sequence ATGAAGTTGAAAGAAAAAGACAATTTAGATATCCAGCAATGGGTGAAGGACCGAATAAAACAGGAGGAGATCGACCGCTATTTAAAGAAAGGCATTGACTTCATAGATGATGGTGCCATAGATATGAAGCTCAAGGAAAATCGTAATCCCGACAAAAACAGGATAAAAGACATTCTTGCGAAATCCTTGTCAATAAAGACCCTTACGCTTGATGAAACAGCGGCCTTGCTTAATGTCGAAGACCCTCAGCTTATGGGAGCGATGGAGGAAGCGGGAGCGCAGGTTAAAAAGAAAGTGTATGATAACAGGATAGTGACATTTGCGCCGTTCTATACGGGCAGTTTTTGTGTCAATAGCTGCCTTTATTGCGGTTTCCGCAGAGAAAACGGCCTGATTAACCGGAAGCTGCTTTCGCTGGATGAAATTCGCACCGAGACTGAGGTCCTTGCCGGTAAGATCGGGCATAAGCGTATTATCGCGGTTTATGGCGAACATCCGCTATCGGATGCAGATTATATTGTAGATACGCTGCGTACCATTTATTCTGTTAAAGTAAAAACGCATAGAGGTTATGGCCAAATACGGCGGGTGAATGTAAACGCCTCGCCCATGAATATTGAGGACTTGCGTTTATTGCGCGGTGCCGGAATAGGGACATATCAGGTCTTTCAAGAGACGTATAATCATAAAATGTATTCAAAAGTACATCCGCGGGGCACCGTAAAAGCCGATTATCGTTGGAGGCTTTATTGCATGCACCGCGCGTTTGAAGCCGGTATCGATGACGTGGGCATAGGGGCTTTGTTCGGATTATACGATTGGCGGTTTGAAGTAATGGGTTTATTATGCCATGCCAGGGAACTTGAAGGGCGTTTTGGGATAGGCCCGCATACCGTGTCTTTTCCCCGTATCGAACCGGCATCGAATGCCCCTTACGTGCAGGATACTTCATACCGCGTGAACGACATTAATTTCAAAAGGCTAGTTACGGTGATACGGCTTGCTATACCTTACACGGGAATGATCATTACCGCCCGTGAACCCGAAACGATACGCCGTTCTGTAATTCCGCTTGGATGTACGCAGACAGATGCTTCCTCGTGCATAAGCATAGGCGGTTACAGCGAAAACCACGGCGCCCAAGTGGAAAGCAACCAGCAGTTTACGCTTGGGGATACAAGGACATTGGATGAAGTGATAGGCGAGTTTGCGGCTAGGGGACAGATAGTGTCGTTTTGCACCGCGGGATACCGTTGCGGCAGGACGGGCAAGAAGATCATGGATCTTTTGAAAAGCGGGAAAGAAGGCGTATTTTGCAAGTTGAATGCGATCCTTACGTTCCGTGAATGGCTTGACGATTTTGCGAGCGAAAAGACGCGCCAATCAGGGACGAGAGTGATCGATTCCGAGTTAAACGAAGTAAAAACGAAATACCCCCTTATGTATCTGCCGCTTCGCGACTATTATGAACGCATCTCTAAAGGCGAGCGGGATTTGTATTTTTAA